The sequence ACCTTTCCGCGGCAAACCTATTGGAAGGACGGAAAACAAGTCCCGGCGGCAGAATTATCGGAAGAAGAGTTAACACAGCGCCTTTTGGCTAAAAGAGTGGATTTTTTGATTCGTACCGGAAACCCTGCCAATCCTATCATATCCCGCCTGATCTATTTAAGGGAAAGTACCCGCGTAAATGCGTTGGTGCGTACACCGAAAGAGTGGTTGGAGGAACTGGAAAAATGGCTGGAAAACCATGAGGGTGCTTTTCCTAAAGGCAGCTTTTTGAAGGACGGGGTTATTATTCCGCACGAAGAACTGACGCCAGCCCAATTGGAGGAAGTCCGCTTGGCCAGCGGTATCGACCGCACCCTTTCTATGGGAGACCCGGCCGATCCCGTGATTATTCGCATAAAAGAACTTCGCGATAGCGGCCGCGTGTACAGTAAGCGCCGTACTCCGCAAGAGTGGCTTGTTCTTTTAGAAGAATTTGTGTCGCGCACCGGACGCTTGCCGCGCGGGAGTTTCTCGGTCAACGGGAAGAACTTAAAGGCGGCTGAACTTTCGCCTGCACAATTAGATGAGCGGAATTTGAGCAGTGCCTTGCGCCATTACATCTCTAAAGGCGACCCGCAAGACCCTACCATTGCCCGTATGATTGAGATTCGCGACACTTACTCCACCCGCAAGTAATTTGCTATAATAAAAAAAGATAAAACGCCTCTATGGAAAAGGATACCCATAGAGGCTTATTTTTTGCTATAATTATTATGTACTTTAGTAAGTATAAAAATTAAACATAGGAGAAGGTTGGACTCCGGCTCGGTACTCCTTCGGATAAAGAGTGCTTGGTCAGCAGTTTTCAACCTAAGTGTACAATAAAATGGTACTTTCCATTCAAGACAGAAAAGACATCATCAGCAAGTTCCAATCCAGCGCCAACGACACCGGCTCCGCCGCTGTTCAAATCGCTCTTATCACGGAACGCATTCAATATATTTCCAACCACCTCAAAGCCAACCCGAAAGATTTTGCCGGCGAAAGAGGCTTGAACAAATTGGTCGGTCAACGCAAACGCTTGCTTGCTTACTTGAAAAGAACCGACTTTGAAAAATATCAAAAAGTAACTCAAGAACTCAAATTAAGGAAATAATCCCTAATGCAAAATTTCAACCACAAATTTGACATCCAAAATGTGGAAGTTACTGTCGGCAACGAAACGATTAAACTGGAAACCGGTTTAATTGCCAAACAAGCCGACGGTGCGGTTGTGGCCACCATGGGTGAAACCATGGTTATGGCGGCTGCCGTTTCCACTAAAGAGCAAAAACCGGGTATTTCCGATTTTATGCCCCTTACGGTCAATTACAAAGAAAGAACCTACGCCGCGGGTAAAATCCCCGGCGGTTTTTTCAAACGCGAAGGAAGACCGAGCAAAAAAGAAACCCTGTCTTCCCGCATTATTGACCGCACCATCCGCCCTATCTTCCCGGAAGGCTTTGCCTGCGAAACGGGTGTAACGGCCATGGTTATCTCCAGCGACGAAAAGCACGATGCCGACATTTTGTCCGTCCTCGCTTCTTCCGCTGCGTTAGTAATTTCCAACATTCCGTTTAACGAACCCGTCGCCGCCGTGCGTATTGGCCGCAAAGACGGTGTGTATATCGTTAACCCCACCAAAGAAGAACAAGAATCTTGCGATATGGACCTCGTTATTGCCGGTTCCAAGCAAGGTCTTTTGATGGTGGAAGGCGGTGCCAAAGAAGTAGAAGAAGAAGCCATCATCAAAGCGATGGAAACCGCCAAACCGGAAATTGACAAAATGTGCGATGCGCAACTTAAATTGCGCGAACTGGCCGGTAAACCGAAATTTGAATATGTGGTCGAACGCTTACCCCAAGAAGTAACCGATTTGGCCAACGGCAAATTCCGCGAAACCGCCAAACAAATTTTGCATGCTTTTTCCGATAAGCAAACCCGCGACAACCAAGTGGCCCAACTCAAAAAATCTTTCACGGAAGAGTTGACCGCTAACTACGGCGACAATGCCGCCACCTATGCCGGTATTGCTTTGGAAAACATTATGTACGAAGAATCTCGCAACCTCGTCTTGCACGAAGGGGTGCGTGTAGACGGCCGCAAACCCACCGAAATCAGACCCTTGAGTTCCATGGTCGGCTTGTTGCCTCGCGCTCACGGTTCCGCCTTGTTTACCCGCGGTCAAACCCAATCTTTGGCTGTTGCCACCTTGGGTACCCCGGATGATAAACAAATGGTAGAAGGGTTGGATGAAACTTCCTACGAACGCTTTATGTTGCACTACAACTTCCCCGGTTTCTCTACCGGTGAATGCAAACCCGATCGCTCTCCGGGCCGTCGTGAAATCGGCCACGGGGAATTGGCCCGCCGCGCTTTAATGCCGCTTATCCCCAGCGAAGAAGTATTCCCGTACACGATTCGTGTCGTATCCGACATTATGGAATCTAACGGTTCTTCCTCTATGGCCAGCGTCTGCGGTGGTTCCTTGGCTTTGTTTGATGCCGGCGTGCCGATGAAATCGCCTTGTTCCGGTATTGCCATGGGTGCCATTTCCGGCGAAGGGAAATTTGTGGTACTTTCCGATATCATGGGCTTAGAAGACCACTTGGGCGATATGGACTTCAAACTGACCGGTTCCCGCAACGGTATTACGGCCTTCCAAATGGACGTAAAACTTAAAACCGGTATCCCGTTGGACGTCTTAACTCAAGCCATCAGACAAGCCACTGAAGGCCGCATGCACATCATGGATCACATGGAAAAAACGATTGCCGCTCCGAAAGAAAATATCTCTCGCTATGCGCCGATCATTTTCAAAATGCGTATCCCGGTGGACAAAATCGGTGCTTTGATTGGCCCCGGCGGTAAGAACATTAAACGCATTACCGAAGCCACGGAAGCCAAAATCGATATCGAAGAAGACGGTACCGTTACCATCGCGGCTGCCAACAGCGACCGCTTGGATCAAGCCAAAGCCGAGATTGAAATGATGACCGCCGAAGCGGAAGTCAACAAAATCTACAAAGGTAAAGTGGTTTCCATTCAGCCCTTCGGCGCTTTTGTGGAAATCTTGCCCGGTAAAGATGGTCTCTTACACATTTCTGAAATCGAAAAACACCGCATCAATAAAGTAGAAGATGTTCTCCACTTGGGGGATATCGTCGAAGTAAAATGCGTTGAAATCGACAACAACGGAAAAGTTCGTCTTTCCCGCAAGGCTTTGCTTAAATAGCATCTTGCAGAAATAAAAAATCCCTACCTCTTCGGAGTGTAGGGATTTTTTTTGAAAGACCTATTGTTTTTTTAGGTCTTTTGACTCTTGTGCAACGTAAGCATAATTACTATTCTGTAAAAAGCAGTTATTAAAAAATGGAGAAAAAAATGAAAAAACAAGTTTTGTTGTTCAGCCTGTTGTTGCCGTTTGCCTTTAGTCCGTCTTGGGCACGGGAAAGCTTAAAAACTGATTCCGCCCAAGCGGCTCGCCTAAAAGATACTATCACCCAAAAAGCCTATCAGGTGCTTCATGCCAATAAAAGTAAAGACTCTCTTTCCAAAACCCTTGAGCAAGATATCGTGGATACCTTAAAACAAGAATATCCCCAAGCAGAGGGTATTTTTAATGCGGGTCAAATCTACTATCAATATGTACAAAATGCCTCTTTGCCTAACGAAACTACTGCGGGTTACTTGTTTGCGGTAAAGGAAGAAAAACAAGTTACTTATTATATGGTATCCACTTATTTGCGCCAATCTTGGAGTAAACCGGTATTGAGTGATTTTAATTTGCTATCCCGGGTAGATGCTGCGCAGGCCCTTCCTTTGGATATATTAACCGCTAAAATCAAATTGCTTAAATATGAATTGGAAGAACTTTCCGCAGATTCCAACTTGTTAAAAGTTATGTTTTCGGCGGCAGATATTAACGAAATAAAATCCGTTTTGAAAGTGCATAAAGGGGAAACCTTTGTGGAAGAAGAACAAAACAGACCTGCCTATGAAGGACAAGTTGAAATTTTGTTAATGAACGGGGAGCACAGAACCCTGCATTTTACTTGTGTGCCCGCCGGAGCCACCGAAGATAAAGAACTTACCTTTGAAAAAGACGAGTTCCAATTAAAAGCCTAAACTCTTCCGGGAAAAATATATAAAAAGCACCTCAAAAAGGGTGCTTTTTTATTGCCTGATTTTTACAAGACCCAGAAACAGGGCCCTCAAAAAATAGGAAGTTAGGCCCACTAAAAAATGGGCCCTTTGACCCTTGTGAATTTTACCTTCAATTTATATCTTATATATAAGAGAGCAAAACTATGAAGAAACTTCTTTCCTTTATCTTAATGGCTTTATTCATGTGGACGGCCGCTTTCCCGGCTTATGCCAATATGAACTCCCTCTACGGAAAGAAATCTCGTCAATTTGCTAATGCCATTGAAAGAGCGGTCGCCTCAGTCCGTATGGAACTGGGGTCGATTCTTTCTTCTGCCAGTTTGGATATTCCCGAAGAAATATTCCCGCAACTTTTACTCTTTTTTTCCGAAGAACACCCGCAAGACAGTATCATCGATAATTTTGGGGAAATTTATAAACAAACCGTTGTTGAAGACCTAGTCGTTCAATCTAAAATTCACGGTTATTACTTCCGTGTGACGGAGGGAGATACCTATTATTATTACTATGTTCAAATTGTTATAGATCGGGAAGGAAAATTTACCCTTCTTCCTGTTGAGTTTTTGAACGAAGAAAAAATTGCAGACGGATTACCCAGCGATGAGTTATTCCAGCACATTATTCGCTTAAAATCTTCCTTGTCTTTAATTCTCTGTGCGGGAAGTGATGTTTCTTTGCCGAAAAATGCCCTGAAAGCCTTTGCCAAAAAGCTGCCTTTGGGAAGCCTTTTAGAGATATACAGTGCCACGGTTTTGAAGGAACGCAAAAGTTGGAATAAGTACAGAGAAAGAACTTTGGAAGTAAAAGTTAAATATCGTCTAAGAAACGGTCTTATTGAAGAAGAATTTTTTAACCTGATTAAGCCCCTCCAAAACAATTATACAAAAGACTATTATTACGAAACCGAATTTGTGTTATAACTGTTCATGCTATCGTAGAGCCCCGTGAAAAACGGGGTTTTTTTATGTTTTATGCGTTTGATATAATAAAGTATGCTTTCCTTTTCCGTTCTGCGCAAAGGGAGTTTGTTTCTCTTTTTGCTTGTGTTTTGCTTACTTGTGAGTGCTTGCAGTTATCATGGACGGTTACGGCGGGGTATTTATAAAACCCCTTCTTTTCCCGATAAAATAGAAGCAAGCGTGCTTGTCGTTTCGGATTATTTTATCCAACACTCTTTTTCTTTTAAGGACGATAACCTTTCTCCCGTTAACGAATACTCCTTCCGCACGGATGATGGCGCCGCCGTAGCCGCGGCCGATGCCTTGGGAACCCTTTTCTCCAGGGTGGACGCCGGAGAAAAACGGTTGTCTTCCCGGTACGATTTGCTTGCTGAATTGGATTACCAAATAGAGGAAGACAGAAGATTATATGTAAATAAAGTGGAAACGGAAGGCCGCTTCTTATGGGTAAGACGCCAATATCTCCCGGGCTTTACCACGCGGGTAACGCTTACCTTGCGCTATCCTCACAACAAAATGCCGCTTTTGTCTTTTTCCGCCCGTCGGCACAGCAATTTAGCTTATAACAATCTGGCCGTAGGGCTTTATTGGTTTAACGAACTGACTTTTTCGCTCTTTTTCCCGGTGGTGGCTCCGGCTTATGTGCAAGCCTCGGGGATAAGTGCCCGCTCCATTTTAGAGCGTGATTTGCGTTCCGCGTTAAAGGAAATTATGAAAAAAGTGGAAGAAAACCGCTTGGTATTTTACCCGCTGGGGGATCCCTTCCTGCCGCGCCGGGACGACCCCTACAAAGAATATTTGCGCAAAACCGTATATTTGGAACTTCCGGACGGACACGGAACCGGTTTTTTTATCAGTGCGGACGGATATTTGCTTACCAACGCTCATGTGTTGGGCAATTCCCGCGATGCACGCTTCTACCTGTATGAAGATTTGCCCTTCTTGCCGAACCGTGCCGATCCCCCGTTTCGGTATGCACGCGTGATAAAGGTAAACAAGTCGCGCGATTTAGCCCTCTTAAAAGCAGAGGGGGAATATCCTTACTTTGAACTGGACGATGACCGTTCCCACTATCAAACAGGCAAAACGGTGCTTGCGTTGGGCAACCCGCAGGATAAAATGTGGACGATGACCCAAGGCATCATCAGTGCGGTTCATAATTATAACGGAACGGACGAAATCCAAATTGATGCCGCCATAAACCCAGGCAACAGCGGCGGGCCTTTGGTTTTGAAAGATTCGGGGAAAGTGATAGGGGTAACCAGCCGCTCGATAAACCCCGTTCAGGGAAGCGGCCTTGGGTATGCGATATCTGCGTTTGAGGTGCTGCGTACTTTGGGTATAGACCCCGCAAACCATCTGTTCCCGTCGGTGGAAGAAGGGGAAAAAGAGCCCCAACCCAAGAACTAAAAAGCCAATCGTCTTAAAATTATGTAAAATAAATAAAAGTAGTTTTTTGTTATTATCAAGGAACAGAGGTACCTTTTGTTATGAAAAAAACAACTGTAAAAAAAGCGGCTACCGCCAAGAAAGCCAAAGTAACCGCCAAAACTGCCGTAAAAGAATCGCCGATTTTGAAAGAAGTAAAACAACTTTACGGCTTCATGCAGGACAATAACATTGACACCATTGAATACGATCAAAAGGGTTTGTATTTGCGCTTGGTAAAAGCGAAACCGGCCGTTGTACCCGTGCCCGTAAATATGGGGGGCATGGTGTCCGCCTCCGCCGGTAACGGGGCCGTTGCTCCGGAGCAGGAACAATACAAAGAAGTTATTAAATCTTCTCTTATGGGTATTTTCTTCCGCGGCTCCACTCCGTCCGCTCCGCCTTTTGTAAAAGAAGGTGCCCGTGTGAATAAAGGCGATGTTATCTGCTTGGTGGAAGCCATGAAGGTTTTCAACGAAATGCGTGCCGAATTCCCTTGTATTATTAAAAAAGTATTGGTGGAAAACGGCAAGCCGGTTAAACAAGGCGATGCTCTTTTTGCCATTGAACGGGTATAAGTATGAGTCCTTTACAAGAAAATATCCAAATTGCCGTCAGTCGTATTTCGGAATATTTAACCCAACATAAAACGGCCACCTCCTGGCAGTTGAAAGTGGTATGCCGTTTGTCGTCTTCCGTTCTTTATTTAGCCTTGGGAGCGCTTTACGAACAAGGCAAAATTGTGCTGGAAGCCGACGGAATTAACTACAACATCACTTGGGGAACCGTGCCGGCTCCCCAGCCGCCTGCCGCACCCATTGCGCAGGATATGTAGTATAATTTTTACCTGAAAAAAAGAGCGGAAAAATACTCCGCTCTTTTTTTATCTTTTTTATATCCCATTTACTCCCAAAAAAAGGTAAAATAAGATATATGCCAAAGTATTATTACACCGCTAAAAAATCTAAAAGAAAAACCAAAAAAACTTCCTCCCGTGCGTGGATTCGTACCGCTCTCTATATTTTCGGTTGGGCGTTGTGCGTATGGCTATTTTGTATTTTATGGTTCAATGTATCCATGGGTACCGTCGGGGAAGAAGTTTCTAAAGGACTTTTTGGCCTTTTGGGCCAAGCCAAAGGACTGCTCCCTTTGTTTTTAGCGTATTGGCTTATTCAAACCGTGCGTAAAAAAAGTGCCTCTTTTCTGTTTTTCCTTATCGGTACTACCATCACTTTGTTGGGGGCGTCCAGTTTACTTGCTTTTCTAAAACTTATCTTTACCGATTCTTTAATCTCCGGCGGTGCCGTAGGGCAGAAAGTTTTTTATGCGCTCAAAGGCATCAGCGGAACGGTGGGTGCCACCTTGTTCTCTTTAGCGATAGTTCTGGTGGGGTTGCACCTTTTGTTTGCTATTCCGTGGTCAGTTGTTTTGCAGAAGACGGTGGAATTTGTCCGTAACGATTTTAACGGTTGGATGGACGCACGTGCCGAATTGAAGGAGCGCGTAAAAGAAGGCCGCGAGGCTATAAAAGAAAAGGCCGAAAAGGAACCGAGTGTTTCCCGCCCGGTAGCGGAAGAAATTCACGAAACTCCCGAAATCCGCCGCACGAAGCCCGTGATTCGCCGCCCGGTAGCCGAACCGATTACCTTGCCCAGCCGCGAAGAATTATCCTCCACCAAAGCACCCTCGGCCCAAGCGGAAAAACCCGCTGCGCAAGAGAACTCGCAAGAAAACGGTGAAGTGAAAAAATTTGATCCTAAAACTTTCCAACTTCCGTCTTTGGATTTATTGAATAATCCCACCGGGGACGGCCTTGTCGGCCCGACGGACGACGAAATTGCCCAAGCCACCAAGCGGTTGGAAGATACTTTGAAAAGTTTTAAATTGGGCGCTCATGTTATGGGGGTTTCTCCGGGCCCGGTAGTTACTCGATATGAAGTGCAACCTGATGACGGGGTTAATATATCATCGATTGCCTCTTTGGCGCAAGATATTCAAGCCCGTATGGAGGCTCGTTCCATTAATATTCAAGCCCCCATTCCCGGTAAAAATGCTGCCGGCATTGATATTCCCAATGATAAATCTGTTACGGTAACCATGCGGGAAATTTTGGAATCTCCCGTCTATGCATCTTCCAATGCGGTATTGCCGATTGCACTTGGTCGCCATGCTAATGGAGACCCGGCGGGAACGGTGGCTGAAAAGTGGCCTCATATTTTAATTGCCGGTGCTACTAACAGCGGTAAATCTATCTGCGTACATACGATTATTATGTCTATTTTATTTAAGCATAAACCTGATGAGGTCAAGTTTTTACTTGTCGATCCTAAACGCGTGGAACTGACTCTTTACGAAGGGATCCCTTATTTGTACGATCCTAAAACTTCCTGTGATGATGCTGACATTGTAACGGATGCCAATGGGGCCGTTAAATCCCTACAGATGCTTGTTAAAGTGATGGAAAAACGCCTGAACATTATGCAATTGGCAAAAGTAAAAAACATTGAAGGCTATAACGCTTGGGCCAAAGAACACAACGAAGAAAAAATGTTTTATATTTTTGTAATTATTGATGAAATGGCCGATTTAATGTTACAGACAAAAGCCGCTATCGTTGATTCCGTCCAACGCCTGGCCCAAATGGGGCGCGCTTTTGGGATTCACTTAATTTTGTGTACACAACGCCCTTCTGTGCAAGTGATTCCGGGTATTATTAAATCCAATTTTCCTTCGCGCATTGCGTTAAAAGTATCTTCAGGAACTGACTCCAGAGTTATTTTAGATGGTGTAGGGGCTGAAAATTTGCTCGGCCGAGGAGATATGTTGTTGATAGATTCTTCTACGGATCTTCCTATGCGCATT comes from Elusimicrobium sp. and encodes:
- the rpsO gene encoding 30S ribosomal protein S15 translates to MVLSIQDRKDIISKFQSSANDTGSAAVQIALITERIQYISNHLKANPKDFAGERGLNKLVGQRKRLLAYLKRTDFEKYQKVTQELKLRK
- the pnp gene encoding polyribonucleotide nucleotidyltransferase: MQNFNHKFDIQNVEVTVGNETIKLETGLIAKQADGAVVATMGETMVMAAAVSTKEQKPGISDFMPLTVNYKERTYAAGKIPGGFFKREGRPSKKETLSSRIIDRTIRPIFPEGFACETGVTAMVISSDEKHDADILSVLASSAALVISNIPFNEPVAAVRIGRKDGVYIVNPTKEEQESCDMDLVIAGSKQGLLMVEGGAKEVEEEAIIKAMETAKPEIDKMCDAQLKLRELAGKPKFEYVVERLPQEVTDLANGKFRETAKQILHAFSDKQTRDNQVAQLKKSFTEELTANYGDNAATYAGIALENIMYEESRNLVLHEGVRVDGRKPTEIRPLSSMVGLLPRAHGSALFTRGQTQSLAVATLGTPDDKQMVEGLDETSYERFMLHYNFPGFSTGECKPDRSPGRREIGHGELARRALMPLIPSEEVFPYTIRVVSDIMESNGSSSMASVCGGSLALFDAGVPMKSPCSGIAMGAISGEGKFVVLSDIMGLEDHLGDMDFKLTGSRNGITAFQMDVKLKTGIPLDVLTQAIRQATEGRMHIMDHMEKTIAAPKENISRYAPIIFKMRIPVDKIGALIGPGGKNIKRITEATEAKIDIEEDGTVTIAAANSDRLDQAKAEIEMMTAEAEVNKIYKGKVVSIQPFGAFVEILPGKDGLLHISEIEKHRINKVEDVLHLGDIVEVKCVEIDNNGKVRLSRKALLK
- a CDS encoding serine protease, with protein sequence MLSFSVLRKGSLFLFLLVFCLLVSACSYHGRLRRGIYKTPSFPDKIEASVLVVSDYFIQHSFSFKDDNLSPVNEYSFRTDDGAAVAAADALGTLFSRVDAGEKRLSSRYDLLAELDYQIEEDRRLYVNKVETEGRFLWVRRQYLPGFTTRVTLTLRYPHNKMPLLSFSARRHSNLAYNNLAVGLYWFNELTFSLFFPVVAPAYVQASGISARSILERDLRSALKEIMKKVEENRLVFYPLGDPFLPRRDDPYKEYLRKTVYLELPDGHGTGFFISADGYLLTNAHVLGNSRDARFYLYEDLPFLPNRADPPFRYARVIKVNKSRDLALLKAEGEYPYFELDDDRSHYQTGKTVLALGNPQDKMWTMTQGIISAVHNYNGTDEIQIDAAINPGNSGGPLVLKDSGKVIGVTSRSINPVQGSGLGYAISAFEVLRTLGIDPANHLFPSVEEGEKEPQPKN
- a CDS encoding acetyl-CoA carboxylase, biotin carboxyl carrier protein, giving the protein MKKTTVKKAATAKKAKVTAKTAVKESPILKEVKQLYGFMQDNNIDTIEYDQKGLYLRLVKAKPAVVPVPVNMGGMVSASAGNGAVAPEQEQYKEVIKSSLMGIFFRGSTPSAPPFVKEGARVNKGDVICLVEAMKVFNEMRAEFPCIIKKVLVENGKPVKQGDALFAIERV
- a CDS encoding DNA translocase FtsK, with the protein product MPKYYYTAKKSKRKTKKTSSRAWIRTALYIFGWALCVWLFCILWFNVSMGTVGEEVSKGLFGLLGQAKGLLPLFLAYWLIQTVRKKSASFLFFLIGTTITLLGASSLLAFLKLIFTDSLISGGAVGQKVFYALKGISGTVGATLFSLAIVLVGLHLLFAIPWSVVLQKTVEFVRNDFNGWMDARAELKERVKEGREAIKEKAEKEPSVSRPVAEEIHETPEIRRTKPVIRRPVAEPITLPSREELSSTKAPSAQAEKPAAQENSQENGEVKKFDPKTFQLPSLDLLNNPTGDGLVGPTDDEIAQATKRLEDTLKSFKLGAHVMGVSPGPVVTRYEVQPDDGVNISSIASLAQDIQARMEARSINIQAPIPGKNAAGIDIPNDKSVTVTMREILESPVYASSNAVLPIALGRHANGDPAGTVAEKWPHILIAGATNSGKSICVHTIIMSILFKHKPDEVKFLLVDPKRVELTLYEGIPYLYDPKTSCDDADIVTDANGAVKSLQMLVKVMEKRLNIMQLAKVKNIEGYNAWAKEHNEEKMFYIFVIIDEMADLMLQTKAAIVDSVQRLAQMGRAFGIHLILCTQRPSVQVIPGIIKSNFPSRIALKVSSGTDSRVILDGVGAENLLGRGDMLLIDSSTDLPMRIQGAYVSEKEIKAVADFLRAQGGPDYPVQIVAEAAPGAQQRPQDGLGTKPEEQLQALRLIKERRRVSQDLLKAHFGSSARATNMLSVLEMKGYISKPEGSNRWEIHYELIDQGIEELSSLPYEKNYEEPSYETVYK